From the genome of Fundulus heteroclitus isolate FHET01 chromosome 9, MU-UCD_Fhet_4.1, whole genome shotgun sequence, one region includes:
- the med8 gene encoding mediator of RNA polymerase II transcription subunit 8 isoform X2, producing MQQREEKQLEASVDSLISLVGQVKNALQNFIYKLENEYERLTWPSVLDNFGLLSGQLNTINKMLKNEKTPSFRSQVIIPLLLSQKPDDDLAVLTEQRVPVFSHEIVPDYLRTKPDPEVEEQEKQLSTEAARIGPDAAQKQIQALNKMCSTLLEKLNNPRDDRDGESAASRLNKPSFNLGDTNALVAAVAFGKGLSKCRPPGPMGPGHPGQGPMMSGGPTLQQVTIGGGSGQQAGKMPSSIKTNIKSASGSIHPYNR from the exons ATGCAG caACGCGAGGAGAAGCAGCTGGAAGCCTCGGTGGACTCGCTCATCTCTCTGGTGGGCCAGGTTAAAAACGCTCTGCAGAACTTCATCTACAAGCTGGAGAACGAATACGAGCGCCTGACATG GCCTTCGGTTCTGGACAACTTCGGGCTCCTGTCCGGTCAGCTGAACACCATCAACAAGATGCTGAAGAACGAGAAGACGCCGTCCTTCCGCAGCCAGGTGATCATCCCGCTGCTGCTGTCTCAGAAGCCGGACGACGATCTAGCG GTCCTCACAGAGCAGCGTGTGCCCGTCTTCAGCCATGAAATTGTCCCAGACTACCTGCGGACCAAGCCGGACCcggaggtggaggagcaggaAAAGCAGCTGAGCACAGAGGCGGCGCGTATCGGTCCTGATGCGGCGCAG AAGCAGATCCAGGCCTTGAATAAAATGTGTTCTACCCTGCTGGAGAAGCTGAACAACCCACGTGATGACAGAGATGGCGAAAGTGCCG CATCACGACTGAACAAACCGTCGTTTAACCTCGGAGACACCAACGCTCTGGTTGCAGCCGTTGCATTTGGAAAGGGGCTTTCTAAATGTAGGCCTCCGGGTCCCATGGGTCCTGGACACCCAGGGCAGGGGCCGATGATGAGCGGGGGTCCGACCTTACAGCAGGTCACCATCGGAGGTGGTTCAGGCCAGCAAGCAG GAAAAATGCCAAGCAGCATCAAGACCAACATTAAGTCTGCGTCTGGTTCAATACATCCCTACAACCGATGA
- the med8 gene encoding mediator of RNA polymerase II transcription subunit 8 isoform X1: MQQREEKQLEASVDSLISLVGQVKNALQNFIYKLENEYERLTWPSVLDNFGLLSGQLNTINKMLKNEKTPSFRSQVIIPLLLSQKPDDDLAVLTEQRVPVFSHEIVPDYLRTKPDPEVEEQEKQLSTEAARIGPDAAQKQIQALNKMCSTLLEKLNNPRDDRDGESAASRLNKPSFNLGDTNALVAAVAFGKGLSKCRPPGPMGPGHPGQGPMMSGGPTLQQVTIGGGSGQQAGMGGPVAPQQQGQPGKMPSSIKTNIKSASGSIHPYNR, encoded by the exons ATGCAG caACGCGAGGAGAAGCAGCTGGAAGCCTCGGTGGACTCGCTCATCTCTCTGGTGGGCCAGGTTAAAAACGCTCTGCAGAACTTCATCTACAAGCTGGAGAACGAATACGAGCGCCTGACATG GCCTTCGGTTCTGGACAACTTCGGGCTCCTGTCCGGTCAGCTGAACACCATCAACAAGATGCTGAAGAACGAGAAGACGCCGTCCTTCCGCAGCCAGGTGATCATCCCGCTGCTGCTGTCTCAGAAGCCGGACGACGATCTAGCG GTCCTCACAGAGCAGCGTGTGCCCGTCTTCAGCCATGAAATTGTCCCAGACTACCTGCGGACCAAGCCGGACCcggaggtggaggagcaggaAAAGCAGCTGAGCACAGAGGCGGCGCGTATCGGTCCTGATGCGGCGCAG AAGCAGATCCAGGCCTTGAATAAAATGTGTTCTACCCTGCTGGAGAAGCTGAACAACCCACGTGATGACAGAGATGGCGAAAGTGCCG CATCACGACTGAACAAACCGTCGTTTAACCTCGGAGACACCAACGCTCTGGTTGCAGCCGTTGCATTTGGAAAGGGGCTTTCTAAATGTAGGCCTCCGGGTCCCATGGGTCCTGGACACCCAGGGCAGGGGCCGATGATGAGCGGGGGTCCGACCTTACAGCAGGTCACCATCGGAGGTGGTTCAGGCCAGCAAGCAGGTATGGGAGGGCCTGTAGCTCCACAGCAGCAAGGACAGCCGG GAAAAATGCCAAGCAGCATCAAGACCAACATTAAGTCTGCGTCTGGTTCAATACATCCCTACAACCGATGA